The Phacochoerus africanus isolate WHEZ1 chromosome 9, ROS_Pafr_v1, whole genome shotgun sequence genomic sequence AGGGGAACTGAAATatgaaggaagagacagaggCCATGGGATGGGTACAGGCCCAATCGGGACAGAGCCAGACAAGTTCTGAAGACCAGAGAGAGCAGGGTGAAAGCCCAGTACCCAGCGCTGGAGAGCATACAGCTGTTCCAGATGAGCCCTTCAAGTTTTCTAACCAgggaacgaaaaaaaaaaaaaaaaagaaaaaagaaaaaaaaaagatggacaaatTATGAGAATCAAAGACACTAAGTTTGGGCCTTTTAATCTAAATTTGTCATGTCTCCTTTGACCTTTCTCAGgctcttctctttctaattccCCAGGAAACACCCTTTACTTTTAACTCACCCGGCttaatcatcaacaaaatagGTCCGTTTCTTCGCTTCTCTTGAGCCCCCTCTGAAATACTGAAGCCTGCCACCTGCAAGTGTCAGTCACAACACCCAGTTGTCTTCCTCCCTGTTCTGTAACCAGCAGGGGTATGAGAGGGGCACAAGGACAGGAAGCCCCAGAGAAGGGGACTCTGGACTGTACTTTACTCTCCTTTGCTCACATGATGGCAATAAATTTGACTTCACATAAATGTAAAGCTGATGTATATGCTCACacgaagacacacacacacataaatatccTCTGATGAATGGCTGTCCTTCTtcctgcttttattattattattattttcaagagAATAGCATAGACGTTTAAGTGAAATATCAGTATACCAacttgttatttcctttttttttttctttttatggccacacctgtggcatatggaaattcctgggccagggatcacattggagctgcaactgaggcttttgccacagccaggacaacactggatccaagctgcatctgcaacatatgccaaAGCTTAGAGAAATGCCTGGTTCTCAACCCAttgtgggaggccagggattgaacccacatcttcacagagacaataatgggtccttaccactgagccacgatgggaattccagtataccaaatttctagttttatgttcTTACATTTTTTCAGAGTTGAggattgtgtatatatatatatagccactATAGTTTTTGCAATCTAGCCTTACTGATATTACAGTTTATGGAAAATCTACCTGGGCCATTGAGGGTAGCTGATTCTTAATTAATTCTTACGTCTCCAGCCCCATAAATGTTTATAGCTGGTCTGTGCAAAAATCTCCAATAGATACTTACATTTGTCAAGAGTTTGCTTTCTCCAGGATACTCCCATTCCTTAAACGACGTCAGCCCATAAAACTAAATTAGAAATTCTAATGCTTGTTGTACAGAAGAACTCAGAAATAACCCACCATTCATTTATTGTTGGATCACTTGCATTCAGTTTAAACTCATAAGATATATACAAAATTCTAGGGATGATTGTCTAAATATCCTAGACATGTCTTAATtcctcagatttgatctctggactGAAAACCTTATTTGGCCCTCATGACTGTCAGTCCCCACAATGATGCCAGCATCATACATTTCTTTGGCCTTGGAGCCATTCACTCCATGTCTGCGAATGCTCTGTGTGATCTCTCTTCTCAGATGgacaatttgtttttttgttttttgaggttttttatattttaattttttgtttatttctttataattcagtgaatttttattatatttatagttgtgtaaccatcatcacaacttaattttttttttttttgtctttgtagggctgtacccacggcatatggaagttcccagctaggggtggaatcggagctgtagccactggcctacactgcagccagcaatgccaaatccaagctgtgtttgcaacctacaccacagctcacggcaatgcagaatccttaacccgctgagcgaggccagggattgaatctgcctcctcatggatgctggtcagatttgtttctgctgagccaggccagaactctgcaacctaattttagaacatttccatcccaaatccccagtccacccGTCCCTCCCACCTCAGATGGGTGATTTGGATGACTCAGTGCAACAAGTTCTCaaacccaccccctcctccagtcAGGCAGACTAGTGAAAATATGTACGCAGAACACTTTGCAGATGAGAGATGCAGAACTGTGCTATTTGGAGGATGTATTTTGATAAtggaaaagatttaaaacagattttaatgGTCTTGTATGCTCAAGGAACATCAGATGAGCCAGCTCCTCCGAAAACTCTCCCTCACTTTGAAGAACTGTAGGAACTTAAAGCAAACTGTGACCTTGTGCGAATGCCAGGAAGTCCAAGGTGGTGATGTTCACATTCCTTTCCCTCTAGGAGCCTAATGTTTGCTATTTACTCTCTCACTACTGGTGAAACTGATGTTGCttatgaatatttgaaaaaagtaaaataggaaagaaaataaagccaaaaatatcATCCATGCCCTACCATAAAAATTCTATTGAAAGTAAAATAGGGAAAAAGTTAAGCCAAAAATAACATCCATGCCCTACCATGAAAATTCCATTGAAAGTATCAGGAGTTTCTACCGAGTAAACCTACTGTAATTCTAGCTACTGAAGTGAGATACCTTGGCCTATCGCTGACCAGAGGAGTGGGGGATGGTTTCTCTGTTAACTCATTATGGAGGccagaaaaaaaggtaataatgATAAAGGCATTTCTGGAAAATCACTCAGAtccttattttagattctgccTTTATTGGTAAAAAGAACTGGTTCAGCTTCCCTACTTTAGACCAGCCCATGTCACCTTCAGGTATGTCAATACTTTGTGTACCATTCGTTCAAGTTCAGGTTTTGGCAGTTCTTctaagttttgcttttctttttttctctgtctcccccttttttcccccaatgtttTGCTTTTGAGCTGTATTGCCCTTATTGTGAATGCCATGGCCCAAGCTTCTGGTTTCAGCCAGGTGCACCTGTCACAGAGGCAGATGAGGAAGAACCATGATGTACCCTCTTCCAAGTACACATGTTGCTctcaaaatatatttccaaaaatatattaaatcacataccaaatgaaaggacaaccatttgttttttcccttctaaTGCTCAGAAACCGGTTTCCTTGATATCCAGCTTCTTTTAGTTTTGTTCGTTTATACGTGCTTGCGTAGTGTGAAAGAGAGTAAAAACCTACTAAACGAAACGCATTTTTAAACTCTCTTGCCACTTATGTTTTCAAAGTGACTCAGATAAAAtaatccatatatcttcttttttcaaAGTTCACTGATTTTCCCATCTCCATTCTCTTTCCATGAATGTTCTACCTAGTGTAATAAGGAGCTtgtgtttctgtgtttctctttctctttcatccctTCGTGGTTTGTTGATGATCTTTGAACATATCACCttagaaaaaacaagaaagttaTTCAGAAGCTTTTATTGCCCAGATAAGAATGATTGCAGAAATAAATCAGCCACAACTAATGACTTACTGATACATCGGTTCACCTTTGTCATTTAGTCCATGAGGCTGAGGAGGGGTAGGTATTGTTTTTACTGCTGGAAGAGTATTTTGGTGCAGAAACTTTTTGTGTTTCATTGATGAAAATTTAGAGAATCTTCTAGGgttcataaaaataaagtaaaatattggtTCATTTCAGAGGCAAAGTCATGGCAAAAAATGGTACGCAAGAGCATTAGAGGAAGGATTTGAAAAGGACCTAACAAACAATTATACAGGTCAGAGGGACTTTCAGAAAGATTAAAGGGAAACTCTATGCAAGGACCCCACATAATGTTGGGTGATTGTTTCTGCACAGAGATGTATAACATTGGCTGTGGAGATTGTTAGTAACTGGCGGTTAGAATGGAGCATGAATCAGGGTTAAGTCTGGGGTTGTGATAATTAGATACAAACCTGTGGGACATAGTAATGTGTGAGCTCCCCTCTCGAAAAGACCAAAGGTGACAAATCCAGACCATAATTAACTGATAAGCAAAAATCAGTGGAAGAATTTTTACGATTTAATTGCACAAACAATTCCGTGGTTCCTGTAATTTCTCATCATTCAGGCACTCAGAGGCGTCCCTCTTCTCCAGAGCctgctgtttcctttgctttcatAATATCTCCCCCAGTTTTGTAGGGTCTTGGCCTCCAGTGGCATTAACTCTCCACTGGATCCATCACTTATGCTGGTTATTTTAGTCAACGCCTAAATGCAGCCTGAGTGAATATTTTAAACCATGATTTGGCAATGCTGTTCTTTTCCCTTAAAGACCTTTTACACCTTATGTTCTCTTATGCAGTCTTCATTTGTGGGCTCAAATATCACCACCTCCATTCTTTCCCAGGCATAATCATTTCACGTGGTACCTTCTCTCTAATCACTTCCATCTCTCACTCTCCAATTTCCTTTCTGCATAAACATATTTTTTGGTGCTtttcactttaaaacaaaacaaaagtaagcaAAGCAATCAAAACAAGCACAAACTAAATTCCTTCCTTCTAACCTGCATTCTGTCACAGATTCTGCCATGTCTTTTGTCTTCCCTTGACAGCCAGTTTCCTTTGAAAGAGTGGTCTACACTCAGCCCTTTCACTTACCTAATATCCATTCACTTTTCAAAGCCAGCAGTCTGCTGAAGAACATTAGCCAGATCCATCGTGCTCTGCTTGGACATTTTTCAGCCTTCACCTAATTTGACCCTCCACGGCATTGGACACGTGTCGTCACTAAGCCTGTGACACTCAAGTCTTGTTTGAGCGCCATGAAATAGCActctttttcatttccatggGTCTTTGTGGGCCAATTACAGGGTCTTTCTCTTCATCCCAGCCCTTATCTTCTTTCCTATGTCCCAATTATCTGTGTTAGGCATTCATCTTGAGCACCTGACAATTCTTTTAACAACCTCCAGAACATTTCCGTTTGGTCATCTTTCtagtacttctttaaaaaaaaaattttctttttggttgagcCTGGGGTATCCAAAacttcctgagccagagatcaaacccgtgccacagcagggacaaagtCGAATCCTTGACTGCCAGGCCACCAGTGAACACTTAGCTGTACTTCAAATTCAGCATATGCAGACATGAATTCACTATGTGCTCCTCAAATCTTGTCTTGTAGCTTGTAATCTCATTCTCAGAGAATGCCAAATAATCCAAGGAATATTTAGCATGTTCATTATTTTCTGCTCATTGTTCtttagagaaaatacatttttaagatataatactttctatttttacttttcagtgtTTCAATAGAATTTCAATAATTTTGCCCTAATTTCAGAGGATTATTTCTGGCAATGTGGATATCTCTGTTGGGTGTCTCCATGCTGTCTACCCAACCTGATGCTGAAACAATCATAAGAGTGCAAGTGGTCATGTTCTTTAAACTAGCAGGGTTCAAGTCCTGCTATCTTGGGAGACATGATCCAGTTCCTGACATTTGCTGAAGTCTTTTGCTACCAGGAAGAACACCTCAGAGTAGCAGGAAATTTTACACTGCCCTCCTCTTTACCCCTTCTGCCCCTGCCAACCTCTTGTACTGACCCAACACTTAATAAAATGTcctgttggaaaaaaattaaccttcAGTATGGGAACCTCTGGTTTGTAATTCATTGCTCCAGATTCACCTAACTGTAAAAGGCCCTGTGGTTTTTCTCCACTAGTATCCCTCTGCTCAGGCAAGCCCTTCTCTGAATCAGTAAATACCCCCGGGAACTAAAATGTTCAGAGAATCAGCGCATTAGTTCAAGTCAATGTTTCTTCCTCAGCTTTTGACTTCTTTACATACATGACTCAactttcaattttttcctttttcaatttacTCATTGCATTCATTCTCATTTTGTTGGGATAGGAGTATTATCCTGCTGATACCCACCACAGTCTGCCTAGAATCACGAGTCACTAATTAATTATGTTTTTAAGTGGAATAAATTTTAATCTGAATCCCCCTGCTCAACTAGATTTAATTTCATGTGAAAGAGACGACAATCTTCATCATTCTTCCTATACGACATTGGAATAGAAAGAATTAGAGAAACCTACTTTCAAAGTTTGTGATTTTAATATATACCATTCATTTAAATGCCaaatagagaaaatagatttctttGTTAAGAACAAACACACAGAAACCTTCCTTGCTATAATTACTTTAAGATGAGGGGAGCTAGGATTTGCGAATTGTTAAGTATTTACAGTAGAACATGTAGGTCATAGAGAAGTTCAATCCTCCAATTCTCTTTTGAGGAttgcttttttggtttcctggtaTTAATTCTCCTTTCTACTCCCTTGTAGgtagctttgttttcctttgcctgCTTTCCTTCAAGTAATCCCTGTGCAGACCATTTTCAAACCCGAATGCCCTTTACACTTTCCTCTGCCTTGATTCATATAAATTTCAAAGAGAcctgtaaatttttaaataggtgATCAGTTTTGCATGTAAAATTAATAAGTATCAGCAGTATAAAAGGTAATATATCAAAGAATATTGGAAGAAGAGTCTGAAAGGAAGTCTAATACCAAAATACCTGtgtatttttacatatgtatagaGACAAATATATAGATAGGGTAGATAACTGGATGCCACTGTAAAGGAACCACAAACGATTGAAAGCCATAAAGTGTCTGATCATGACCTGTATCATGAGGCCCTGGGAAGTGTACATCCCAAAAGCTTTCTGTAACCCCCCTGCTACCAGCAGGGAGAAGGTAAAAGATGAATCCTCAGTGGAGAAGAgcatccccaccacctccccagaCCTGCCCTCATGGGCACACTACACCCACTACATCTGGGACATGGAGCCCATACACATGTAACTAGGAAATCAAGCCGATGGCTTCCCTCTTTAGAAAGTGAGGTACTGTCCTGACTTGCTCCAGGTAACTGGCAGTTCCTAGGTGCTGGCTCCACATTCAGGAGGTAAAGCCACTGCCAAATAATTTGACTTGAGCTATGGAAAGGAATTTCTAATATCATTATGACAGCCTAAGAAATAAAAGACGGTCTTCATAACAATTTCACAGCCCCCATTTGACACATTAAGCTTTAAATAGACACTGGAAGAAAAATATCCTCCACATAAATTAGAGGCAGATCCATTCATATATCTTGTACACCAACACTGCTTATAAATCTGGGAGAAAAAATAGTGTTGTGGACTCACTGTCTGTGTTCCCACTATCacatgttggcaaggatgtagaatgacagaaactccctttcATTGTCAGTAGTCTTATAAAATGATCCAGTTATTTATCCAAATGTGtcggaaaaaaattttttttgtctttttatggctgcacccatggcatatggaggttcccaggctaggagtcgaatcagagctgtagccactggcctacgccacagccacagcaacgtcagattagaaccccatctgcaacctacaccacagctcacagtaatgccaggtccttaacccacggagtgaagtcagggattaagtctgtgtcctcatggttacgagtcgggttcattaaccactgagccacaacgggaactccgaaaattcaTGTTCACACAGTGACCTGACCATGAGTGTttaaagcagctttattcataattgcccaacATCAAAAGGAACAAAGATATCCTTTaccaggagaatggataaacaaactgtggaaCATTTGTAtgatggaatgttattcagcaatTAAAAGAAATGGACTATCAAGCCACAAAACACCAAGGAGGACACTTAAATGCATTTCTCCATGTGTAATATGCCTGTCTGAAAAAAGCTCCCATCCTATATAATTTCATAGAGGGAAAAGACAGAACTGTAGACCctgtaaaaagatcagtggttgccaggggttcaGAGGAGAGGAGTTGAAATGGACAAGTGGAGCACAGGACCTTGCTTCATCAATTGCAATGAATGTACTACTTAATACAAGCTGTTACTCCGTGGAACTGTGTGCAGGGAATAGGGGCCATAGGTCAACTTTCTCtattttctgcacatttttttctctaaacctAAAGTGCTCTTAAAGTCTTTTATAGTGTTTATAAAATGGACTAAAGATTTGAACCGACACCTCCTCCAGAAGACACTCAAATGGtaaataagcacaggaaaagatgttcaaagtTATAAGCATTAGATAGtggataaaattaaataataaaagaaaagtgaaacataaaagcaaaactgACAATGCCAGGTACTGGTAAGGATGTGGAACAGCTGGAACTCCCCATCGTTTCTAGTGGGAATGCAGAATGGTCAGCCACTCTGGgaagagtttggcagtttcttataaagttgtAACTGCTCTAACCCTATGACCCAGTAATTTCACTTTTAGATATTTACCGTAGAAAGTGAGAACTGATGTTTACCCACAAAATGTTTACATGAGTGGTTATAGCACCTGAATTCATAATCACCTCAACAGGAAACAACATAAATACTCTTTAGTGACTGAACGATCAAATTGCTGTACATTcagtgggatactactcagcaaaCAGTAGAAATATAAAGTATTAATGCCTCCATTACCTTGGTTGACTATCAAAAGCCTTATTCTgagggaaagaagccaatctCAAACCATAACCGataatataattctatttataaaagCTTCtggtaaaatacaaaaatacggAAACACCAGTGTGATCAATTGTTGACAGGTTAGGCATTAACGAAAGGTTTTTGACTACAAAAACCTAGCATAAAACAGTCTATTGAAATAATGGAACAGTCATGTATTCTGAAGGTAGTAGTGGCTATACAAGTATTAAAATCCATAGGACtgtaccaaaaaaaatcatttttaatgctTGTACGTTAAGAAAATGTGGAGCTATGAATTCATTCCCAAGCAATGAATAGTAGTAAGAAAAGGCAGGAATGAACCAGTATCTCATAAGGAAATAAAGGTCAAAAGGgtaaaaatataatatagatGAGGTTCATACAGAGGAAGCTGAAGGATAAACTTGGAAATATGTTTCCCTCTGAATGTCACTAAGTTGTACAACTGAGAacaattcaattatttatttgaaagttttaattttatttttctgcatatcCCTTTATAAATGTAGTACAAAACCCAAAGTtacaaaattgtataaaataaaaaggttttctcCCCTCATTCCTACCTTTGCCATTTTAAAGTTGGAATCTTAAGAAATTACAATACTGTATGGGCAATCACATGCACTAGTTCCTTGTATATCCTTACAATGATAGTATGATCATATTATATGAGtctatttatgtgtttatatatacatatttttttttcttgaaacatgCCATGAGCAACACAGTTTTTTTACCCTGCACCATGCTTTGGGGGAACTATTTATGAAGAAGATAAAATGATAGGGAGAACCACAATATgggataagaaaaaataatttgcttcTGGTATAGGAGAATGTATGTCATGATCAGATGCTTCCATCCACACTGACCTGCAGCTTTATGATACTCCTAGCACAGGGGATTCTGTGCTGCTTCAAGCACTGGACAGATGGTCAAACATGCTGAATCACTGGGCCAAAGCCTGAAAAAAGGCTTTAAGGGCCCCTCAAAGGAGCCTTGAGAAAAGGTGTGAATGTGGGATTTATCTGTCATATTATAAAATGAGATACGTCCCTCCTCATATTCTAGGAAAATACATACTCTGGCAGGATGCTCCTTTGGAATAAGTTGTGTTTCTGGAGAGGTAAGTGCCCAGTACTCATCATTACAAGACCTGATGGCCCAGAAACCATCTTCAGGTTTGATGGAAATCCCTCCCTTCCTCATTACATGAGGCCTACAGAGTCCCAGGTCCCAGGCTTGACTGTCTCCAACTTCCACTTCCCAGTAGCACCTCCCTGAGGTGATGACCTGAAGACCCAGCACACaaggaaaggaataaaatctATGTGGGTTCTCAGGTAGATCTTGAGACTTCTCTCCCCAGGTTACACGTCTGTTCCCTTCTGACAAGATGAGGCTAGGATGGGCTGTGTCTGGATCCAGAGTAATAGTCACTGCAAAGACAGTAAGCTTTTTAATCTCTGAAAAAGAGGGATCCTAGAAACAGAGACACTATTTGGATTAGCCTGAGGTGTCTTTGAGCTTGTGGGACATGCATGTAGTCCCACATGGACTTTTTCAACTGCCCTCTTCCAATAATTCCTGAGGCTGATCCTGAGAATAAGGAGTCGAATCCCTCTTTGGCCATCAGGGTATGACTCACCAGCCTGGAAAAATTCTTTCCTCCagtctgaaaagaaaataaatatgcatgaTCAGACCTAGTATCTGAATTGTCTGGTACAGAGAggtaatttcttctttctaacaCTTCTTTTGATAATGATCCAAATATATTCTAGAACTTTTGCTTGAACTGAAGTTtccactgcttttcttttttttttatgtatgctattttattttattttatttttttatcttattctattttgtcttttttttttttttttgctatttcttgggccactcccatggcacatgtaggttcccaggctaggggtcgaattggagctgcagccactggcctacgccagagccacagcaacgcaggatccgagccgcatctgcaacctacaccacagctcatggcaacgccagatcgttaacccactgagcaagggcagggaccaaacccgcaacctcatggttcctagtcggattcgttaaccactgcaccacgacgggaactcctccactgcttTTCTTATTAAATGCTCTCATAAGAACTAATCCCTCTAACTTATATATTATGTAGTGCAGACTACCAGCAGTTATCCTCTTCTTAAAAAAGAGTAGAATTACATACCAACC encodes the following:
- the LOC125136466 gene encoding butyrophilin subfamily 1 member A1-like isoform X2; protein product: MMTYPRDCCRKLPIMNENHKESQPKVDHVDDNFATCLLRLLVMVLIFYVFREECFGNNQLKENDQLRKENGKLQKEIDERKAQFRNGWQKSLLYPDWRKEFFQAVTITLDPDTAHPSLILSEGNRRVTWGEKSQDLPENPHRFYSFPCVLGLQVITSGRCYWEVEVGDSQAWDLGLCRPHVMRKGGISIKPEDGFWAIRSCNDEYWALTSPETQLIPKEHPARVCIFLEYEEGRISFYNMTDKSHIHTFSQGSFEGPLKPFFRLWPSDSACLTICPVLEAAQNPLC
- the LOC125136466 gene encoding butyrophilin subfamily 1 member A1-like isoform X3; amino-acid sequence: MMTYPRDCCRKLPIMNENHKESQPKVDHVDDNFATCLLRLLVMVLIFYVFREECFGNNQLKENDQLRKENDERKAQFRNGWQKSLLYPDWRKEFFQAVTITLDPDTAHPSLILSEGNRRVTWGEKSQDLPENPHRFYSFPCVLGLQVITSGRCYWEVEVGDSQAWDLGLCRPHVMRKGGISIKPEDGFWAIRSCNDEYWALTSPETQLIPKEHPARVCIFLEYEEGRISFYNMTDKSHIHTFSQGSFEGPLKPFFRLWPSDSACLTICPVLEAAQNPLC
- the LOC125136466 gene encoding butyrophilin subfamily 1 member A1-like isoform X1 codes for the protein MMTYPRDCCRKLPIMNENHKESQPKVDHVDDNFATCLLRLLVMVLIFYVFREECFGNKKRKGNDQLKENDQLRKENDQLKENDERKAQFRNGWQKSLLYPDWRKEFFQAVTITLDPDTAHPSLILSEGNRRVTWGEKSQDLPENPHRFYSFPCVLGLQVITSGRCYWEVEVGDSQAWDLGLCRPHVMRKGGISIKPEDGFWAIRSCNDEYWALTSPETQLIPKEHPARVCIFLEYEEGRISFYNMTDKSHIHTFSQGSFEGPLKPFFRLWPSDSACLTICPVLEAAQNPLC